aatagatggtccaaaatTTGGCGGTCCAAAACCAGAGATGTAAAATTTGGACCGCCAAAAAGTGTGTTTTGGAGCTCCGAAAAAAGCTCAACTCCAACAGATGGTCCAAATTGATGGTCCAAAATGAAGATGTAAATTTCTTAAAACAACAAACTACTAGTCCATTCAACATAGTTCAAACATCAAATTCAACATAGTTTCATACATGAACTTCAACTACTACTTATTCAAACTACTAGATAAACTACTCCTCATCGCCGGAGTTGCGGAACTGCGCCCATAACTCGTCCTTCTCTGGGTTGTCgcacccctcctcctcctcctccgagaaGTCTGCCCAGTCCTCCTCGGAAGAGGACTCGATGGGGATCACCGTCGAGGGACCGGCCTCgtcctccttcttcttctgctcTGCCTCACGCTTCCAGTAGTACTCCAGCTCGGCCTGGACGTACTCCGGATGCTCCCGAGCAAACCTCACCATCGCCTCCTCGTCGGTCTCGCCGGCACTGACGACAACCGACGGCTTCTTCGTCGTCTTCTTCTTCATCGGGATctccttcatcttgatgccctGCGGCACAAGCATCTCCGCTTCCACCCGACTCTTGATCTCTGGGAAGTTGAGGTGCTCCCGAGGCCTCTCGGCATGCCACACCGCCACGTCGTAGGCACGCGCGGCCTCGTGGGCGGAGGGGTACGTGCCGATCCACCAATGCCTCCCGGCGTCGGAGAACTCCACTCCGAAGTTACCGGAGGGCTTCTGCCTCACGCCGAAGAAGCCCGACTTGCCCTTCGGCGTCTTCTTCGGCGCCATCGGAGAGCGGtggagcggcggcggcgtgcggccggggcggtggcggacggAGCCGGGCGGGGCGGAgctgcggcgcggcggcggcgtgcggggCGGGGGCGGACGGAGCCAGGGCGGGTCGGAGCTACGGCGGGCAGGCCGGGGCCGGGCGGAGCTGCGGCAGGTCGGAGCTGCGGTGGATGGGGCAACGGCGCATGGGGCGGCGGCGTGCGCTGCGGCCGCGGCCGTGGCCGGATCCATggcgggcgggcggcggggcggcatgGAAACAGCGGCGGGGGGCGGGGCAGGGCCGGATCTGatgcgggcggcgggcggcggggtgtggaggcggcggggcgggaggtcgcgggcgggcgggcgggaaAGGAAAGGAACTGGCGGTTGGGCGTtcgcgggcggcgggcggcggggtgtGGAGGCGGCAGGACGGGAGGTcgcgggcgggcgggcgggaaAGGAAAGGAACCGGCGGTTGGGCGttcgcgggcggcggctggttTTGGACCAGATGCACCTCGTGATGTAAATTTGCACCGTGAggtgttgtattttacatcacgaGGAGGCCTAAGTCCAATTTTTTTTACATATGAACCGTCTGTTGGAGCTGCGTTTTTGGCCTCAGACAGTCTAAAAGTAGTTACTTTTACatttggaccatctattggagatgctcttacccCTGCACACTGCAATGCAGAAGCCGCGTCGAACCCAGgaactaattaattaaattttgTAGAAACtaaacaccgttaatgctaaccTCAACCAGCATCTCCACCGCCATTGCGTCTCAGGCATAACCTCAATCATCATCAGTAGTCCTCTCGTCAGCTTGCAACACCTTGTGAGTACCTGCCCAATGTATACATAGTCAGATTGTAGAGGTGGGCAAAACTAGCTAAATCACTTACAAGAAAAGCACAGCAGAAAGCATACATAACAGCAAACACGTGCCATCAAAGGACAGGTAATCATATGGAGATGAATCATAAAATAACTTAAGAGCGATAAAAGAAGCCATGATAGCTTCATGCTGCAGGACATCACAAATTACCTAGTACAGCAACAAATTCTAAGGTCATTTGAAGGGAACAGAAAACTTGGTGCTGACAATCCAAAAATATTGTGTGTCCTGCCATTCTGCAAAAATTGATTTCTTGCATTTGTCATGTGTCTTGAAGGACAGATAAGTTCGTGTCAAAATTTCAAGCAGTCTTGAAAAAACGTAGGTACCTGCATCGAAGTTAACTTGATAAGCTCATTCCATTTCATATCAAATAGTTTCTCTGAACAATCGAAAGGTGAACTGGTAGCAATGTCCTGATTTATACTTGTATGCCTTCTCCATTAGTAATAGTTGTGATTTAGTGTTTCTGACGATTGCACGAAGCGCGATGCCTCCAAAATGCTACTCATAGCATGCACGGACCTTTCTTTTACTTCTCTGATCACCTTTAAAGTGGCAATTACAACAAACTAAGAAATATATCAAAATTATGTTCCCTGAGCTTGACCGTCTTAGCCACAAACACATAAGTAGTGACAAGTACCAGTACCAAACCGTGTAAAGAATTAACGATCACAGTAATGAACTATTAATCATCAGACAAGCTCTTTGATAACTATGAAGGGAAAGAAATAACGAGGATGCAACAGAAAGTTTACCACTTGGCACTGTTTTTTTTAACTGTAGCACTTGACACTGTTGTCTGTTGGTGTTGAAAACAATGGTGGAAAGTTGTAATATGCCCATCGGCAAAACATGCTTACATTTAAAGCACACACCCTCTTACGCTGGAATGTCTTGAAATCCAGTGAGAAATAGCTTCCATCGTCCATTAGGAATAAGTGCATCCTTGATGAACTCACAGAATGGTATCGAGAAGAATCCATTGAGATTGTCTTCTCCAACTGCCAACGACTGGAACTCCCCCCATTATTTTATGGACTCACGGGTGACCTAGTTGCTGGCGGTGTTagggaggaaggagaaggaaaagtAGGAGGCGAGGACGACAACGTTGGCAGTCGATGCAGAGGGGTATGACGCAACAGCGGGGTGTAAGACTTCGTCAGTGTTGAAGAAGCTGATGAGGGGTAGGGTGTGGAGCTTGCGGTAATCCCGGAGGAAGGCACAGTCAGCGACGAGGCAGCGTGGTGGGGAGACATAAGGATTCTCAACACACAACAAACCTTTCTACATCATGTATTGTGGTTTGGATGTAATCCCACCAAAACTTTGGTTGCCACAAGTATCGCACATGCAGTGCACCATCATCATAGGAGGTGGGAGTGACCTTTCCAAGTGGTGTCCCCGAACTAGTGATTTCATTCTTTTACCTATATATCGACTTCTTTTTCTGGTGAGATGGATGAACGTCGACTTTTGACCGTAACATAAGCAAGGAAAGGACTAGGTGCTTTATTCCTCAGTGTGATATATGGTTGTACTCGAATGACAGGTTTCTTCGTGAACATTGTTTTGTTTTCATTACAAAACGGGATTATAAGACCTCCCACTCACTGGAAACTATTGTTGTCTGCTAAGATGATCCTGAGTATCAACACTCACGTTAAGCATCTTGAGGAAGTAATGCCCAAGAGAATGCTCTAGCTTGCTCAAGTCAACCGTATCACTCTCGTGAGTAATCTCAAACTCGGCATTATCTAGACTAAATTGTGCCAACTCAGCAGTGTACAGTCGGCTATGTGCTTACCATAACTCTAGAAGAGGACTCTAGAGATGAGTGCTTCAACGTTGTTCCAATCGAATTCCCGATGCATCTCATTCCTCGAGAAAATGCACTATCTGACCAGTGACACTTATCATGCTCATTATTGTTGCTCTCCTCACACACATGGTCATGTTTTCTCCCTCTAGCAACTAAAGATGATTATGTTATACAAGTAATCCCCGCTTCGGTACCCCCCCCCTCATAAAACATGTAAATGACAATTTAGACCTTTGGCAAACGTATACATACGTTTGAGAAGTATGTACGCCAACTCCTATTAGGCGCTGGTTATAGGCTCCATCCTGGGCTAGGCCCATTTagattttcctttttcttttttaacTTGAAAAAATGATGCAAAAGTAGGGATTCAAACTCAAAACCAACAGGTTTATTTCCATCCGCAGCTACCACCTCTGACAGCTTTCCTGCTGTTCATGGTTTTACTTCTTTCTATACTTGTTGTGTACATTTCCGGTTCAGGCCTGGAAGGTTTTCTGGGcgatttttcttttgtttttttcaaGCACAATTTTGCTCGGTTTTTTCTCTTTCCTTTTACCTTTTCAGTTTATTTctcctttttatttttcatgaACTTTCTTTTCTATaggtgaactttttttaaatttgTGAAACAATTATTTTCGAAATTTGCGACATTTTCTAAACTCgtgaatttttttttcaaaatcatgaatTTTTTAAATTATAACTCGTCAGCAATTTTAAAATTCGTACCCTTTTTTAAAACTTGTGAACTTTTTCAAATCCATAATTGTTTTCCAAATTCATGATCTTTTCGAAATTTTAAGTCACAACAATTTTCAAAGTCGCAaactttttccaaattcatgaaaTTTTTAAATTTTAACTCGtgaataatttcaaatttatcaaatttttttcaaacttacgAACTTTTTACAAATTCATGAACTAACGGGTGAATCAAGCGGACATGCGAAACTTGCGTGCAGGCGCAGTATTTAGCCGCGGCAAAATGGCATGCGCGCGAGTGCTGGCTTCCTAAACGACACTTAAAGCACTGAATAGGGGCTCCCCAAATGGACTGTGCCACGCACAGGAGtttgtttgaaatttcaaaaaatgtacgCCTTTTCAAATTTGGTTCAAGAAGTTACAAATATTCGCCTTTATAAAAACAGTACAGAAATTTCAAAAAACAAATTGTGTATTTCAAAAGTCCTGATAATGTCaaaacacgaacattttttaaaaagaGCGAACACAATTTTTAACATGATCTTTTTTAAAAGCACTAACAAATTTGAAATTAAAAAAACTCGGAGCTGTATGAACAACAATTTGGAACCAATTTTTTTCGTAAATTTCCCTGAGCAGTTTTTGTATTTGTGTAAAATGTTTTAAAAACATGATTGTTTTTGAAGTTCTGAACAACTTCTGAAAGCCCAAACTTTATTTTGAACTACTTGAACATTTTTAGTTTCTGAACAAGTTCGTAAAaagggaacattttttgaatttgtgaactaATTTTGAAAACAGCCACATTTTTAAAATTAATCAACTTTTTTGAATTAGCGAGTGCTTGGCCCAGCTCAACAGGCACCCGATAGGAGCAATAGCTTCACCTAGTTGGGCCAAGACCTAAGTTTTTTAAAGAAAAAATTCCTTTTTTTGTTAATTCCTTTTTTTTTTGAACTTCATGATTCATTTATGAAACATGTTCAAAAATGTAAATATTATTTGGAATACAGAAATAAAAAATTTAAGTAACtattttaaattatttttccttCTAATATTTATTAAATGCTTTGGAAAAAAAGCATTTACCGTTTTCAAATTTTATCCCTTGTGTATCTATTAGTTATGTTCAATATTTAAAGTAATGTATTTAAATACCTGTTGAAATTATGATTTTAAATTATCTTTTTCTTCAAATCTGGCATGGACGCTTATCGTCGGCATGCCGACCTCCTCGCAAAAGTTGGTGTCATGTCAAGAatgtccaaaagaaaaacagggtGTTCATGTAGGCGATAAGCTTTGTTTGAGAGCATGTTGTTTCTCAAAATGCGTCAAATGACCACAATTTGTTTCTCATTGGCTTGTATGACCAATTCAAGGTGCCATGACAAGTTATTTCGGTTTTCGACAAATTTTGCAATTTTTGAAGTTTTCTCGGTAAAAAAAGGTTGATAAATGGCCGAATGTCGCAACTTCCATATGGTATCAGAAATCGTTCAAACCTGGCATGGGCTCCTATCATGGACATGCCCACCTGCTTGCAGAAGTTGAGGTCATTTCAAGGATGTTAAAAAATAGATCATGTTGAACGGAGAGTGTTCAGGTAGACCACAAGGCTCCATCTGAGAGCATGTTGTTTCTCAACATCTTTCAAATGACCCTAATTTTTTCATGGCCTTTTATGACCAATTTTGGGCACTATGCAAAGTTGAGTTGTTgattttttttcacattttctGGAGTTTTCTCGGTCAAAAAAGGCCGATAAATGTCCGGACGTGTCAAAACTTGCATATAGTGTCGGAAATCATTCAAACCTAGCATGAATGCCTACTATGGATATGCCCACATGCTTGCAGAAGTTGGGGTCATTCATAGGATGTCCAAAAACTGATCACGTTGAACAGAGAGTTAGGGTAGGCCACAAGGCTCAGTGTGAGAGCACATTGTTTCTCGACATCCTTGAAATGAACCATTTTTTTCCATGATCTTGTATGACCAATTCTAGGCACCATGCGAAGTTGTTTTGTTTTTTAACAAATGTTGCATTTTCTAAAGTTTTCCCGGTCAAAAAATACCGATAAATGGCCAGACGTGTCGCAACTTGCATACGGTGTCGTAAATCATTCAAACATGACATGGATGCCTACCATGGGCATGTCACCTGCTTGCAAAAGTTGGGGTCATTTCAAGGATGTCCAAAAATAGATCATGTTGAACGAATGGTGTTTGAGTAGGCTAGAAGACTACGTCCGAGAGCACGTTGTTCCTTGACATTCTTGAAATGGTCCCATTTTTTCCCATGGCCTTGTAAGATCAATTCCAAAGGAGGGTGCCCGAAGGCTCTGCCTGAGAGCACATTTTTCTCGACATCCTTGAAATGACCCTAATTTTTTTCATGGTCTTTTATGACCAATTCAAGGAATCATGCCAAGTTATTTTTGTTTTCGACATGTTTTCATTGCCGGATATGTCGCAATGTGCAAACGATGTCAAAATCCATTCAAACATGGCATGGATGCCTACCATGGACATGTCCACCTGTTTGCAGAAGTTAGGGTCATTTATCCATAGTACTAAAAACCCACCAGTTGAGAGGAGCGTGCAAGACTAGGCCACATGGATGAATCCGTGAGTATGTAGTTTTtttaatttaaaattttctattaTTTACAATTTCTGCCATTACCAATCAACATGAACATTCATTTCTTGAAATTTTTCAAGAATTTTTCAATTTCAAATTGTGTACGTAAATTTTTATAAACTTGAatacttttttcaaaattgtttaCAAATAGCAAGAATTTATGAAAAATTTGAACACAAATTGCAAACCACGTACTTTTAAACATTTATCCTTTTCTTAATGCAACACTTCTTAAACTTGCAAATACATTTCCTGAAAACaagaacatttttaaaattaTAAACAATATTTGAAAACAAGAACAATTTTTGGTATTCGAAATAATATTTCAAATGTTTGAATAGGTTTTCAAAAAATAATAAAGTTTAAAAATGAGAAAATAAATTAAGGATTTGAGAAAAGTTCATTAATTGTTGAAAATGTTCACGGATTTGAAATGTTTCAAGAGAAGTTCACTAAAAAAAGTTGCAAAAAAAGCTTGAGAAATTGGAAAAAATTCacaaaatttgagaaaaaattctcgatttttttttaaatttgatgCATTTgataaaacaaaaaaagaaaaatggaaaaataaaaaaaagaatcCCTGCATAAGATAAATCAAATGCCGGTTTTAAAAAACACGAACAAACCTTGAGGGTTGGAGTTGGAATCTCCTGTGGCGTACATGTTTTGAggactaaaaagaaaaaaaaactaggaATGCCAAATAGGGTTTGGTGTGCCACGTACGCTGGGTCGTGTACGAGCGGTACGTACACATCCAGAGAATTGGGGGTGCCCTTATTTCTCTCTTATAGTGAGACGTAGGGAAGCCTCGTGTCGGACGCTACATATGCATCTCCCTCTTTCTTCTCTAAttgtttgaaaagtgtttttttgAAGCAAGGCCCAAAAAAGCAGGATGGCACAACCTCATTCGTTTTCATGTTGTTGTTGTCATTTTTTTTATTTCAGTTTTTACTTTTATTTATGCATCCAAGTATTCTAAATAAATATGTTAGAATAACATTTTACAACAAACATTTGAAATTTTTTtaaccaagcatttgaaaaatgttaaatgtgcaAAATAAATTTATGTATACAAAAATATATAATGTGTAAGAAAAAAGTTGGACATGTTTTTATAAAATTTAATCCAAgcatttaatttttttaaacaagTACTTAAAATATTAAGTGTGTATAGGAAATATGTTGACTATGTATTAGAAAAATATTAAACTTGTATTTTAAATATTAAtccaagtatttgaaaaaaaatctgaaaCAATTATTCCAACAATGTTAATCAAGCgtttgaaaaatattaaatgtgtataGGAAAATGTTGAAGATGTATTGAAAAAATGTTAAAATTGTATTCCAAAAATCTTAATCAAGCATTTTAAATATGTGAAAAGTGTATGGAAATAGTTGTGATGATATATTAAAAAAAGTTAAtcttgtatttaaaaaatgttaatcaggCGTATGAAAATATTAAATGTGTACAGAGAAAATATTGACTACTTATTAAAAATAATCTTGTATTTAAAAATTATTAAAATTGTGATGATATATTAAAAAACAAGTATGTATTAAAAAATGCATTAGATACATACCAAAATTGTGTATAAAAAACAGTGAAACCCGATAAAAAACACAAAGACCAATATAAACGAGAAAGAACCAAACAAAActgaaaaataaagaaaaaaggCAGATGGAAATTTAGAAACAAACAATggaaaacaaagaaaaataaagaaaataaaaaacctAGTAAAACAGAGAAAACCCGTGAAAATATATTgaaaacaaaaatgaaaaaacCCGGGCAATCAGTGGAATAACCGGCACTTATCCCTTTAATTGGTCGCGCCCTACTGTCATATCGGAACTGCTACAGTGAGCTAGTGGTTTGTGGCATGACGCTTCATCTTGGAGACTTGTGTTCAATCCCTGCCGTCTCCCTTTTTCTTTCATTTATTATAAAGGGGTATGGAGAGATCTTGTCTGTTCATTCACCAGACTTCACATGACAATTGTTGTGGCCATTTATTTCTTCCCCTAGTGACCTTTATTCTCCGATAGAAGGTGATGTAATTGTTGAAGAACTGTTGACGCTTTGTGCTGTCCATCCACAATTAAAGCAACCCAAAACTGAATACTGCAAAAGGACAAAGCGACGATTGCAAAGTGGAACAGCAACAAACATGGCTATAGCTTACACGTGCACCAACGTTCAAAGTTCTGAACCTGCTGAAACAATGCCGCGTGATGGCAGTGCGTTTCTTGCTATAACTGTAACCAACAATGATATTTTCTTGATTTTGAAAAGCATTGAGATAGAGTCAGTTCATTCTACTACATGTTGCTGACCTACAGAAGTCCCAGTTAAATCAGTCGAAGCATCCTTCAACACCATCACTTGAGTTTCACAGAACATCAGTTTTGACCACTCTGCTTGAATTTAAATGAACATATGCAGTGTGAAATCTCGAATTTGTCTATCTTTGAATTCGATATAAGAGAACATGGTAGTGGCAAACTAACCGAAGTGCCTGGCAAAGTAATTGGGAACTGATGAACAAAAAAAGGAAATCAAAATTCACAGAGAAATAATTATGATAAAAAAGTTGAAAATGAAATAAATAAATTATCAGAGCAAGGTTTCGATCCTGGGAcctatgggttatgggcccaccaaaCTTCTGCTGCACCACTCTGATCTTAATGTAATACCTACAAGTTTCATGGATTTGTTGGTTGGCTCGCAACGACAGACAGACAAACAGCGACCGGAAAGAATCTCCTATGTTCTCAGGAAGGAGAAGGAAACCGGTGGATTTGCAACTTTTGATTGAGTTGATAGCTTTGTGTTTTTGTTACTGATTTGTAGCTCCTCTATTTCCGTAACTCCTCTGGTTAGTAGGATCATAATTACCATAATAAAGCTGCCACAGTAGCCTTGTTTGAAGATCCATTGAAGAAACACGGAAAATCTCAGCAATCGATATTTTTTCTGAAAGAAAAATGGCCTC
The sequence above is a segment of the Aegilops tauschii subsp. strangulata cultivar AL8/78 chromosome 6, Aet v6.0, whole genome shotgun sequence genome. Coding sequences within it:
- the LOC109762575 gene encoding uncharacterized protein, which encodes MAPKKTPKGKSGFFGVRQKPSGNFGVEFSDAGRHWWIGTYPSAHEAARAYDVAVWHAERPREHLNFPEIKSRVEAEMLVPQGIKMKEIPMKKKTTKKPSVVVSAGETDEEAMVRFAREHPEYVQAELEYYWKREAEQKKKEDEAGPSTVIPIESSSEEDWADFSEEEEEGCDNPEKDELWAQFRNSGDEE